The window CTATCAAACACGACCACATCTCCATAGTCCTGATAGTCCCTCCGCGACTGTGCATTGCACCAGAACATACTCTTCAGTCGCCCTTCCTTGTCAAGCACATACTCAAAAAAaactcagggtccttctccttcTGCTCCTCATAATGCCAACGGCTGTCTCTGCATCACCCTTTGCACTGAGCTTCATTTTTTCTCTGCAACAAAGATTGTAAATGTCCCTCCTGATAAGCCCGCACTTACCGTACGAACCGTATCTGCTGATGAAGTTGTCCATTATAATATGCTTTCTTATCCTAGCCGCTTCCATCGCCAATATCTCGGCCCTCTAGCCATCTCCAGTCCGTCTGTGTGACCACAAAAAACAAACCTCGTCTGGCCGAGCCATCGCGTGGTTGTGATCATCCACGAATGATGCGACGAACCAAACGCCACGTTCTCTGTCCAGCTTCACCACCATATGTGCACCGCAGTCGCAACGAGTCTCAAGTCTAAGCCTACGCTTGcggccctccatggttatgaacttgCTCTGCCTTCTCCCTGCCCTGGAGCAAAGAAACCGCCGGTACCTTATCATTCCTGAAGCACCTCGTTTCACCTTCTGtttcctgatgctaaacccgtgctCTCTGGCGTGATTGTTGTAGAATATGTATGCATCCCCTTGCGACCGAAAGGTCATAGCCATGACCTTCCAATGTGTCTCCAGCATCTTCTGCTGCCTTTGAGCCTCCTCAATATCAATCTCTCCCTCATCGTGATCAACGCTAGGACCATCTAACTCCTCCTACAACATTCATTTGAAAATATATATGTCAATTACTATCATTTAAATCATACTATTGATCGATGTACAACATCTATCAACTAACCTGGCTCAAGTTATCTGCAAATGATTCATGCCAACTATGTTGCACATTATCAACATCCATATCTTCCAGCAAATTTGTACACAAAGATATATAGTTAGCCATGCCATACTttgcaaattaaaaaataaaatcaaaatataCGCCACTTACGTTTTCACTATTTGCGCCATGTTCATTATTATGAAAATCATCCGGAGGTAAGATATCATATGACGAGACGGAATCATTGTCGCTGTTGTCATCATCTTCGTTCAAATTATCGTTATCAGTCTTAGTCACCTTATCAGTATCATTCTCATCCCTCCCGAATGTGGATTCTTCATCTATGTCAATACGCCTAACTCACAGAACTACAGAACATTTGAAGTGTTGATTACAACAAGGACAAAAACTCATGTTGGTttgcaaaaaaaggagaaagacgtGTAATCCATGAACCCAGCAGCTACCATGAATTTTTCTTTAATGCAATGGTTCAAACAACACTTTTTAGTGTTGTGTGAAACAACTAGTTGAGGTTGCCCAGCGGTGTGTGCATATTGTATGATGTCGTCATGACAAAAATATAGCGTTCTTGAAATTAAGCCTACCCTCCATTTACATCCTAGATTCGCCACTTAACTAGCCCTAACTTCTATCCATCATGCCAGCTAGGTTTAGATGACAAACCTTGCACCGCGGTGTAGACGTCGCCGGCGTTCGACGACGGCACCTGTCCCCGCCTTGAATCTAGCAGCCGGCAACGTGCACCACGAGCCACCGGCCGGATGTTTGGGCGGAGTGGTGCGGAGGCGGCGTGGCACGTCGGGCCCTTCACGTCCGCGGCGGTGGACGATGACGGTGAGATGCGGCGACGCACGCCGttgggacggcgacggcggcgtcggaCGGGGTCGGACGGCGGCGTCGGACGGggtcggacggcggcggcggaccggGTCGGAGGGCGGcgatccgcggcggcggcggcgatcggaTGGGGCGGGCGAGTAGACNNNNNNNNNNNNNNNNNNNNNNNNNNNNNNNNNNNNNNNNNNNNNNNNNNNNNNNNNNNNNNNNNNNNNNNNNNNNNNNNNNNNNNNNNNNNNNNNNNNNNNNNNNNNNNNNNNNNNNNNNNNNNNNNNNNNNNNNNNNNNNNNNNNNNNNNNNNNNNNNNNNNNNNNNNNNNNNNNNNNNNNNNNNNNNNNNNNNNNNNNNNNNNNNNNNNNNNNNNNNNNNNNNNNNNNNNNNNNNNNNNNNNNNNNNNNNNNNNNNNNNNNNNNNNNNNNNNNNNNNNNNNNNNNNNNNNNNNNNNNNNNNNNNNNNNNNNNNNNNNNNNNNNNNNNNNNNNNNNNNNNNNNNNNNNNNNNNNNNNNNNNNNNNNNNNNNNNNNNNNNNNNNNNNNNNNNNNNNNNNNNNNNNNNNNNNNNNNNNNNNNNNNNNNNNNNNNNNNNNNNNNNNNNNNNNNNNNNNNNNNNNNNNNNNNNNNNNNNNNNNNNNNNNNNNNNNNNNNNNNNNNNNNNNNNNNNNNNNNNNNNNNNNNNNNNNNNNAAGGCCCACAAGATAAATCTCAAGAGTACCATCGTTAGACTCAGAAATATGCGTAAAATACGTGCATCATTGGGCCCGGCCAAGCTATTTTTGGTTGACCATCAAAGCACAAGCCCATCCTGAAGTTTTGTTTCTGGCTACAAACTGAGGACCGAGCCTCGCTTGTTTTTGGACCATGTCGTCGGGTCAGGTTGCCCGTGCCTACAATGGTATGATTAATGATTCTCAAAAAAGGGGTCCTCTTTTCTTCCCGTGGAAGAAAGAAAACTTAGCTAAAAAAAGACATAATATCTAGTGATTCATTGCGGAGAGGTAGTGAATGGTTGAATGTAACAGGACATGGACAACGCAAATACTGACCGACATGAAAGACGAATGGTCTGATTTGAATGAGCTACACAAACGGGTCAAATTTAGTGGTCGGTCAGTAATTAACTGTGGTCTTATTTGAACATTGATACAAACTATCATTGACCGGTCAGTTTTAGACCAGTTTGTGATAACCATCTTGCATAGCCCAAAGGTCAATACTGTTGACGCCACTTTCGAGGCCGCTTGGTGTCATTGCACATCAGTGATGCGTGGCATATGGCGGGTTAGTGATGATGGTTCAATAGTGTTTGATCTGTAGTAGTGTCTGGTGCCCTGGTGGAGTGATGGAGGTCCCACAAAACTTGGGCGGCCGGCCGGGATGGTACAACAGCGGCGTCGGTCTGGTAGAGAGCGGATATAGAGGAAAAGGGAGGAACGGAGTGAGAAAGAAGCGGGCTCCGGATGGGGTTTTGTGTGGGTCGAGGGTGTCAAAGTCCTACGTGGTGGAGGTTCGGACTCCCGCAAATTTTTCCTATTTGCATTCGATTTGCAAAAATTCGAACAGGTGGCCTCATCCGTGGACGTATGAAGCAGCCCGTTGAATGGCAAAAAATGTCTGGACGCATCGGTCCGGACGTTTGCCAGCGTTTTTCGGCACCATGTGGGAGATGCCATAAGCATTCTTTAAGTCAGTGTACCATGTGTCATGCCTTTGCCGGGTCCACAAGCGNNNNNNNNNNNNNNNNNNNNNNNNNNNNNNNNNNNNNNNNNNNNNNNNNNNNNNNNNNNNNNNNNNNNNNNNNNNNNNNNNNNNNNNNNNNNNNNNNNNNNNNNNGCACTTATCTTTCTGCAATGGGAAGTTACTACTGCACCAAAGTGTAGCAGAAGTTGTCATAATTTTGAAGGGAGATGCTTACTATCAGTAGTTGTATCACATTGTCGCATGAAAAAAAGCCTACGCTGGTATGACTAATAACATGTAAAATTGTAACTCCTCACCATTGGGGAAAAAGTTACAACGAACTAAAAGACATAATAGCTAGTGATTCATAACTATAAAACAATATTGGTCAGTATTATAAAAGGATTAAAATATTCTCATATTTAATGTCCATCTTTAACATTTTTACGTCAACATTCATGAAATTAACATGAGATGGTCATAAATGCCATAAACATGAATAATTCTTCAAAATGAAATTCTTGTTGTTTCTATTTTTCTCAGGAATTGAAATATAATTTGTAGTGAGTTTTAGGCAATCTTGAAATTCATTAACAATGCAAAACTTCAATGCATAAAATTCATCATAAAATAGAAAAAAGGCATGAATATTGATTTTTAGCCCACAATTCCTGCGGCAGCCCGTCAAACAACTGGCCCATCAACTTAAATCCTTACAAGGAAAATTTTAAGCATGACACGGTTGTCGGGGTCGGGCAATGAGGGTTTCCATTGCGGAGAGGCAGTGAACGATTGAATATAACATGACAtagaccactagtagaaaacagggctatggttccgggccaatattcacattagtcccggttcagtcacgaaccgggactaatctgagcattggtcccggttcgtgcggctaaggcattagtcccggttcacctatgccctttagtcccggtttgtgcctcaaaccgggactaaagggtgtgatgccctttagtcccagttcatgcctcaaaccgggactaaagattagacctttagtcccggtttgagacacgaaccggtgctaatggggttgagacctttagtcccggttcgtgccacgaaccggtactaaaggtcccatttcaaACTCTACNNNNNNNNNNNNNNNNNNNNNNNNNNNNNNNNNNNNNNNNNNNNNNNNNNNNNNNNNNNNNNNNNNNNNNNNNNNNNNNNNNNNNNNNNNNNNNNNNNNNNNNNNNNNNNNNNNNNNNNNNNNNNNNNNNNNNNNNNNNNNNNNNNNNNNNNNNNNNNNNNNNNNNNNNNNNNNNNNNNNNNNNNNNNNNNNNNggatcgccttttcagttttaaaaaaaataaaagaaaatgatggaaatgtcaaaaaaataaaagaaaataagtttcccatgtgatatgtggtctagttgttgggaaatttgcaaatgtgaatttcgactttatttgcaaaatctctctggaatttgtaaaaatgggtataacttttgcatactaactcagatgaaaaagttttttatatgaaaaatcatctactcgaaaagatacatccaaatttaacggggaacccgttaaacattttcaaaatcctcaaaaacctaacagaaaaaagttacggggcttttaagatctagagtggaaaaaatcgaaaaaaattcaaactatggtcaaactgtggtcaaacaatggtcaaactaattattctagaatattagtgttactaaataattatttcagttattttgaattttggtcaaatctggtcaaactatggtcaaacaatggtcaaactaattattcaaaataactattgttttttaaataattattgttttttaaaacaatagtttcaaactcaaacagtgaaatatgtcacttcatgctcaagcaaaattcctgagggttaataggattgacatcttactattgtcgggaaaacaacaagtgcagacttggaaacgagggagaatagaacccggaagttaagcgtgctcaggctgggagagtgggaggatgggtgatcaTTCGGGaaattagatgatttggaatgatgaggggtgattagagattagaggataaattgagcagtgatgaggggtggtgattagagattagaggttaaaataattcagaaatttgaaaataaaaaaaaatcaaaaaaaattcaaaaaaagtcaTAAAatttgttaccaaccgggactaaaggtgaagctccacgtggccgcggccgGGACTAAAAggccagggcattagtaccgaccctttagtcccggttcatgaaccgggactaaaggccctcaccaaccgggacaatagaccctttttctactagtggactaCGCAATATTGACTGGCAGGAAAAACAAAGGGTCTGATTTGGATGAGCTACATAGACGGGCTAAATTTAGTGGCCAGCCAGTGATTACCTGTGGTCTTATTTGAACATTGGTAGAAGCTTTTATTGGCCGGTCAGTTTTAGACCCGTTTGTGAGAACCATCTTGCATAGTCCAAAAGTCGATACTACCAACACCACTTTTGAGGCAGCTCAGTGCAAATGCACATCAATGACGCGTGGCATGTGGCCGGTTAGTGACGATGGGTCAGTAGTGTTCGGATCTGTAGTAGTGTTTGGTGCCTGGTGGAGCGGTGGAGGTCCGACAAGGCTTGGGCAGCCGGATGGGTTGGTACAACGGCGACATAGGCCTGGTAGGGAGCAGATACAGAGGAAAGGGGATAAATGGAGTGAGAAAGAAGCAGGCTCCGGATGGGGTTTTGGGTGGACCAAGGGTGTCGAACTCCTACATGATGGAGGTCccggactcccgcaaacctccccCCAAGATTGGAATTAATGTAATTGTATGACATTGCATGAAAATAAGCCTACATTAGTATGACTAATAACATGGAAAATTGCAACTCCTCACCATTGGGCAAAAAATTACGAAGAACCAAAAGACATAATAGCTAGTGATTCGTAGTAGGGAGTATAAAACAATGTTTGTCAGTATTATAAAAGGATCAAAATATTATCATATTTAatgtccatcttgaacattttccatCAGCATTCATAGAATTAACATGAGATGGTCATAAAATGTCATAAACATGAATGGTTCATAATTTTTCAAAACGGTATTCTCGTTGGTCCTGTTTATCTCAGGAATCAAAACATAATTTAAAGTGTGATTTTCAGGAaattttaaataaaatttattagCATCGCAAAACATCAATACAGAAAATTCACTGTAAAATAGAAAAAAGGCCTGAATATTCCCCGCGGCAGCCGGTCAAACAACCGACCCATAGGCTTAATTCCTTTACAAGGAAAAACTTTAGCACTGGGCTAACATAACCTTGCCCACAGCCGAATACGGCCCTTTTACCGCCCGAAAGCCCACCAGTTACTGCGCGTGCTCGCCGGCCGTCCGATCTTTACAGGACGGTTTTGATCATCCCAGGCGGAGCAAATTCACGGGCCGGCCTAAAACCCTAAACATTTCTCCTTCGTCCACGATTCCCCCGCTCCGGCGACCGCCGCGGCGGTCCATGGCGGCGCGGTGGCTGCGCTCGTCGGAGCAGCGTGCAGCGGACTAAAGTCCCGCGCGCTCCTCCGTTGAGCGTGGCTGCCGGCATCGAGCATATGGCGTTCGGCAACGAGATTGAGGAGGCGAGCGCTGGTATCGTGCGAGGCGCGGAGACCTTGCAGCGTGCGCGTCCTTAATTGCGGCACCGACGCCGACGACAACGCGACCATACGGTGAGGCCCTGACCCCCAACATTGTTAGGGTGTGCCGAGTTGTGAGGGTAACATTTTTTGGGATTTCTGTAAACATCAATTTTCCTTCTCTGATTTCTAAAACCGTTGGTAGCGTGCCCCACTCAGCTTGTCCAGCCGATTGCCAATTCGGGTTGCCGTTGCAACAGCATCAGCACCAGAGCATACGCCACCGGAAATGGCGGAGAGTGTGTACCAAGAGGAAGGAGAAAGAGCTGATAGGAACAGTATCAACatcagaggaaggagaaggaggaggggaggGAGTAGGAGCGGTGAGCCAAGGTCAAATGGACCGTGATGTAGAGCGGGGTAACGAGGAGGGGAGTGAGAGTTTTTATGACTGCGTCCTGGAGATAGAGGTATGTAAAATATGATCAAAATTATGTCTTTGTATCTTAAGCAACATGCAGTTTGAGATTTCCCTAGCATTTCACATGTATTTGCAGCACAATCAATTACTATGTACAATTCCAGGAGACGTTGTTTCTCGTTACAAACTTTTGAAACATCTAATTTGCTTGGGATTCGTAACAAAACATTTTAGATCGATTCATTGTACAGAGTCTGCATTGGCTTTGTACCCCTGCCTGGCATTACAATAGATTTTTGCATCAAGTCAATACACACCAAATACATATGAACTTCACTCTTCCTACTGAACACCGATTCGCATCACAAACTACAGGATGCTCTAGCAAGCAACACATATCCAAGAAGGCCAGCAGTGCACATCCAAGAAGGCCAACTGCACACACCCAACTCAATCGCTTGCAATGTTACAGCTTACCATCAACCACCACCGCCTCGTGTGCCCTGGTCTGACCAACACCCACCCGGCTTCCCCCAACTGCTGCCGCCTAGTTTCATCTCCAACTGCTGTGGCCTAAGATCGACACCAACCGTTGTAGCGGCAACTCGTCCAAATCCTTCACCCCGACGCTGCTTGTTGCCAGTTTTCCCTACCCGTCGCAGCTGACTGCTTGCTGCCACTTCCCaaatcgccgccgccgctgccgcttgaGAGAGGTGAGAGGGGTTGGTGCTGCCACCGCCGGTCATCCTCGTTTCATGCCATGCCTGCCGCCAGTTGTCATCTTCCCGTCATGTGCCATCACGACACTGGAATGGAGGCTAGGGACGGAGCCAACCCGTCTCTCTCCAGTCTCCACTATACCctcaaaccaaacacaccctaatgcCGCAACCACCAATCAGAATGTTCAATTagtatttagctggaaaaaaatatGTGGTGCTTGTCACTTGTTTTAAGGCATTGTTCTAATATTGTGTAGGACTATCTTACATTGTTCTAATATTCTTTGCTGTTGTTTGACAACAAAAGCAGGAGTTCGACGACCCCCAGCACTTCCCACAGGAGACAGCCGTGGTTCAGGATCCTCAACATCCTACAGTCGGCGGCGAGACACATGCACTGCCTGGTCTCATGGgtatgttttgattttttttctgatgATTTTCTTATACAGTATGAATTTTGTTGCTCTTTTGCTGCGGCAACAAGGTGGTAAAACCAACTATAGAGTATCATGTGAAAACCCTGACAAAGCTACTTAGCCGAAAACAAAGATAGCTATCATGAAGGAAAGTAAATTGAAATGCTAACAGCCTAAACTTTTTCAAGAAATGTGACAGCTAAATGATGTCTATAGATAGAGATGACTCATGCTACGAAAACCATACACAAGTGAATCATGTCATTGCCATAGGCAAAGGCAGTTATTACAGTGCCTACAgaaccatgttcagatagttatcgCGGTGCCTACAGAACCATGATATTGCCTTCAGTTATCCTACTGAAATAGCTAATTCATGACCACACCTATTGCAACCTTTCCACATGGCTTAGACAAATTTGTCGTAACGAGGACATCATTTGTTTGGCTTCGTTTGGAAAGATCAGATGCAAAGACTGCCGACACCACTGCTAAGCTGTCAGTAACTCAGCATCCAGAATCAAATGGAGATGGAAGCAGTTCACAGCTTAATTAATACCTGACTTGAATCCCCATTTTTGTCCCAATCTTAGCTGGAACTTCCTCGATGGATGAGGAAAGAAAAATTCGGGATGCCGGATGGGAGAGGATGGGCGTAAAAAGAGAGGGCACAAATACACAGTCCTGGGTTCCTGGCAAttacccaaatcttgaaaactcACCGTGACGCCATCATAGCCTGTGAGGTGAAACATCATGTGCTAGAGCAGCGCCATCTTGGCCGGGGGAGAGTAAGAAGCAGTTGCGGCTGATGCGTAATCGCCTATAAGCTCGAATAGCTCGCAGTTGCACCACCCAATCAGGAGAAGTGGGCTAGCTGTTTCTTTTTCCTCGCGAACGTGCGACCAGTTTCATTTAATAGAGATTGACCAGGGCCCACCCATGTGCTGCGAGTAGTAATTGATTTACATCAGTTTTACGGGTGCGAACGGACCAACAAAAAGATTACATCGACATGGTTTGGGCGGTGAACCTTGGCTCATGGATTGATTGGGGTGAAGAATAAGTAATTCTTCCACCAGTCACATATATGATTAGTTTACTTACTTTACGACCTTTTAGAAAATTCAGATCAGCGTTTAGTGTTTTAGGTTCAGTTCAGAGCAAACACTATGAAGGTTTAGGATGTGTTATTTTAGCTAATGAGAATATTTACCCTTGGTCGCTACAGTTCATTGCAATTATTTTTTCATTGTATTTCATCATTGTGGGAAGCATATTTTTAGTTCTTGCTACATAATTGTCCATTGATTATGCTAAATTATCTATCTAAAAGAATCTCAGACACGTTCCATTTGTTTACTACTTACTCCCAACTTGTGTCTTCTATGAACAGGAAATGATCTCAAGTCCACCAGTCAGATTTTCAGCGTGGTCGCCGCAACGGTGGGCGTCGGGCTGCTACTGGCCTTCCTTGGGCTTGCAGTGACACCGACGGCGTCCCTCATGCACAGCGCTTCGATGTCAAGTTGCAGCGCCACCACTGATGACGTGGCACGGCTGTACGCACGGGTGGGCGTGGGGCTGGCAATCGCTGTTACACAGTTCCTCGCGTCGCTCGTTGGTGCCAGTGGAAAGGAAGAGACGGCGGAGCCACGCGTGCCTGTCATGCGCCGAGTCTGCGTTTTCGTTGCCGCTCTGTCGCAGCTAGGTTTGACCGTCAGCGTCTCTTGGAGTCTGATCCTCGCAGTTTCACCGCGCTTGGGTCAGATGCGCTGTTGGCCACAGGTGACGAGGGACTTGTTGCTGACCGGGCTGGACGGGCATTTCCTCCGCCTTGAGCGCGTACCTTGTTTACATCGGCTTGGCCTGTGTGTTTGGGACCGGCTGATGATGGTAGGTTACATGGTAACTCTTCTCTTGAAATACTACCCATCTAATTCGAACatcatgcattgtactccctccgtccaaaaaagcttgtcccaagctgacactcaaatggatgtatctagcactaacttggtgatagatacatccatttgagggacaagttttttcggacggagggagtaatgccTAATGATTATGTTCTGTCCTATGTGCAGGGGAGTTCCAAAGCTCGTGCAAAGGCCTAGTGGTACTGTGTTTCTTATGGATTTGGTAGACCAGGGTGTGTGCTGGTCGATCATGTCGGCACTGTTGTGATTCCACTTTGTTTATGTGCATTTGGTTTATAATAGTTGGACTTGTGCGTGGATAGATTCGATTTGGTGTGGTTTCTGCTGGCACATGGGATTTAATGTGATTTGCCTCCTTATATCATATGTAGCTTGTTATGATGGTTGTGAGCTTGGTGGATTTTGTCCTGCTGCGGGCAGAGGGCAATGTTGAATTGTGTTGACAGCTTGGATGATACTCAGCTTCTCGAGCTTTGTTGTGCTGTGCTAGACAAGACAGAAGCCGCCATGTTtcccttttttttcattttgattttTTTAGTGAAAATCTAGCTCTCTTTATTACTCAAAAGAAAGGGGTACAATATAAGTAGCTGGTGAATTCAGAAGCCACACCTGACGACCATACCTAACAAAAATTAAAATTGCGAGCTAGATTATGAGCGTGTGTATTTGACGCCCGTAATATATGCCATCATAACTGCGACAGATAGTTGCGACCACTCCTCTATTATCGTTTCTCAAAACAGCTGCATCAACGTTAATCTTCATCATATGTTGGGGAGGGGGATCCATCTTGGGGACATGGATCGTCTGACGTACTGCAGTGTGCAAttcggtcactgacatgtgggctcgtcTGCCGGATGgcgcacatgtcagtgacccaactgcaccCTGCAGCACGTCAGGGGAGTTGAgtcaaccccccgtggatcgcctgtcatccggacaaccagcccagtcggcatcagagaaggccgagagCTCATATGACGGTGCAGGCTGAAGATGCAGACCATAGGCAGCAGTACTACTGACATAGCGCAAAATACGCTTGACGGCTGACCAGTGAGACGTCCTGGGTGCATGCAAAAACTGACAGACACGGTTAACTGCATAGGAGATATCAGGCCTGGTGATAGTGAGATATTGCAGACCACCAACAATACTGCGATACTCAGTAGCATCATCAGCCGAGAGAGAGTCACCATCAAGAGCAGACAACCGATCAGTAGCAGACATCGGAGTGAAAACAGGTTTGCATTTGAGCATTCCAGCACGACGCAACaagtccaaggagtacttcttctgagtGGGAGTCAAACCTGTAGAGGACCGTGAAACCTCAAGACCAAGGAAAAAGTGAAGAGCACCCAAATCCTTGACAGCAAAATCATCACGAAGAGCAACCACAAGGCGATCAGCTGCAGCAGCCGAAGAACTGAcaaggatgatatcatcaacataaaccaggATATACATCGTAACCTCAGGGCGCTGGAGGAGGAACAGTGATGTATCAGCAGTGGATGGAGTAAACCCAAGAGCCCGAAGAACAGATCCAAGGCGAGCATGCCATGCACGAGGAGCCTGTTTCAGTCCATACAGCGCCTTGACCAGATGACAGAGATGATGAGGTCGTGTCGGA is drawn from Triticum dicoccoides isolate Atlit2015 ecotype Zavitan chromosome 6B, WEW_v2.0, whole genome shotgun sequence and contains these coding sequences:
- the LOC119324655 gene encoding uncharacterized protein LOC119324655 isoform X2; protein product: MDRDVERGNEEGSESFYDCVLEIEEFDDPQHFPQETAVVQDPQHPTVGGETHALPGLMGNDLKSTSQIFSVVAATVGVGLLLAFLGLAVTPTASLMHSASMSSCSATTDDVARLYARVGVGLAIAVTQFLASLVGASGKEETAEPRVPVMRRVCVFVAALSQLGLTVSVSWSLILAVSPRLGQMRCWPQVTRDLLLTGLDGHFLRLERVPCLHRLGLCVWDRLMMVGYMVTLLLKYYPSNSNIMHCTPSVQKSLSQADTQMDVSSTNLVIDTSI
- the LOC119324655 gene encoding uncharacterized protein LOC119324655 isoform X1, whose product is MDRDVERGNEEGSESFYDCVLEIEQEFDDPQHFPQETAVVQDPQHPTVGGETHALPGLMGNDLKSTSQIFSVVAATVGVGLLLAFLGLAVTPTASLMHSASMSSCSATTDDVARLYARVGVGLAIAVTQFLASLVGASGKEETAEPRVPVMRRVCVFVAALSQLGLTVSVSWSLILAVSPRLGQMRCWPQVTRDLLLTGLDGHFLRLERVPCLHRLGLCVWDRLMMVGYMVTLLLKYYPSNSNIMHCTPSVQKSLSQADTQMDVSSTNLVIDTSI
- the LOC119324655 gene encoding uncharacterized protein LOC119324655 isoform X3, translating into MDRDVERGNEEGSESFYDCVLEIEQEFDDPQHFPQETAVVQDPQHPTVGGETHALPGLMGNDLKSTSQIFSVVAATVGVGLLLAFLGLAVTPTASLMHSASMSSCSATTDDVARLYARVGVGLAIAVTQFLASLVGASGKEETAEPRVPVMRRVCVFVAALSQLGLTVSVSWSLILAVSPRLGQMRCWPQVTRDLLLTGLDGHFLRLERVPCLHRLGLCVWDRLMMGSSKARAKA